The proteins below come from a single Methanomassiliicoccales archaeon genomic window:
- a CDS encoding class I SAM-dependent methyltransferase, protein MPAGGQSTKSAWERQYERNKRLWRGPGETEFDLPPKALVLEIGCGSGKTLSALAGKEAEIVALDISRAALRFCASANFGGAIHFLEAKVERLPLRDARFDAVIVHHILGHLVENERKEAVDEIARVLKPGGMVHVRVFSTSDMRYGKGEEMEANTFRKGTGVFCHFFSELELKELFSGFETMGVKKVEASKRFEGAEQRRSEIVAAYRSAR, encoded by the coding sequence TTGCCCGCTGGCGGTCAGAGCACGAAAAGCGCCTGGGAACGGCAATACGAACGCAACAAGCGCTTGTGGCGCGGTCCTGGTGAAACGGAGTTCGATCTTCCTCCGAAAGCTCTCGTGCTGGAGATTGGATGCGGTTCGGGCAAGACCCTGAGCGCCCTGGCCGGCAAGGAAGCGGAGATCGTGGCTTTGGATATTTCCCGAGCGGCCCTGAGATTTTGCGCATCGGCCAACTTTGGAGGTGCGATCCACTTCCTCGAGGCTAAGGTCGAGAGGCTGCCGTTGAGGGACGCTCGATTCGATGCTGTGATCGTTCATCACATTCTTGGTCATCTGGTCGAGAATGAAAGGAAGGAAGCGGTCGATGAGATCGCCCGAGTCTTGAAACCTGGAGGCATGGTACATGTTCGGGTCTTCTCCACTTCGGACATGCGTTATGGCAAAGGAGAGGAGATGGAAGCGAACACCTTCCGAAAGGGAACGGGGGTGTTCTGCCATTTCTTCTCCGAGCTTGAGCTGAAGGAGCTTTTCTCAGGATTTGAAACGATGGGCGTGAAAAAGGTCGAGGCATCGAAGCGATTTGAAGGAGCGGAACAACGAAGAAGCGAGATCGTCGCCGCCTATCGCTCTGCTCGGTGA
- a CDS encoding carboxymuconolactone decarboxylase family protein: MSKPRSGKTAREEKEVQRRLKEIEKVFGEVPFVPKMLSEHPDMFLPYAEMSDRVMLNPRFMDRKSLELAAVAAGSALASEHCLAVHIRQAKTDGASEGELMEAIMVGAFMASTRSQSVALRKLKEL; this comes from the coding sequence TTGTCCAAACCCAGGTCTGGAAAGACAGCGAGAGAAGAGAAGGAGGTCCAGCGCAGGTTGAAGGAGATCGAAAAGGTCTTCGGAGAGGTCCCATTTGTGCCCAAGATGCTCTCCGAGCACCCGGACATGTTCCTTCCTTATGCTGAAATGTCCGACCGAGTGATGCTGAACCCTCGCTTCATGGACAGGAAGTCGCTGGAGCTGGCCGCGGTGGCAGCCGGCTCCGCCTTGGCGAGCGAACATTGCCTGGCCGTGCATATCCGCCAGGCCAAGACGGATGGAGCGAGCGAAGGCGAGCTGATGGAGGCCATCATGGTGGGCGCTTTCATGGCCTCGACCCGAAGCCAATCGGTGGCGTTGCGCAAGCTGAAAGAGCTTTGA
- a CDS encoding aminotransferase class I/II-fold pyridoxal phosphate-dependent enzyme, whose product MKRDPTSFLKEEYEALVKDELDWRLRELQGPSSPWCVVDGKKVLMFCSNNYLGLSNHQKLKDAAIEAIKTHGAGSGSVRPIAGSMDLHFELERRLARFKEAEASLVYQTGFAANAGLIPQLAGKGDIIISDELNHGSIIDGVRLSYAERAVYKHCDVADLHRVLQEMEKKTPAPRRILIITDGVFSMDGDIAPLPEVAKAAEEHGAMLYVDDAHGEGVLGEGGRGIVHHFHLPREKVQVEMGTFSKAFGVVGGHISGSRDLVNFAYNRSRTWLLSGSHPPAVAAACIAAVDVLETEPEHVRRLWDHTRYFKKAMQDLGFNTGRSETPIIPIMVGESGVAKKLSERLFQEGVFALPIVFPMVAKDKARIRTIMNAAMARKDVDFAIEKFLKVGKELGIV is encoded by the coding sequence TTGAAGCGCGATCCCACATCGTTCCTGAAGGAAGAGTATGAAGCCCTGGTCAAAGATGAGTTGGACTGGAGGCTGCGCGAGTTGCAGGGACCGAGCAGTCCTTGGTGCGTGGTCGACGGCAAGAAGGTCCTCATGTTCTGCTCCAACAACTATCTGGGGCTGAGCAATCACCAGAAGCTGAAAGATGCCGCCATCGAGGCGATCAAGACTCACGGAGCTGGATCAGGTTCCGTCCGTCCCATCGCCGGCAGCATGGACCTGCACTTCGAGCTGGAAAGAAGACTTGCCAGGTTCAAGGAAGCGGAAGCGTCCCTGGTCTACCAGACCGGCTTCGCTGCCAACGCCGGCCTAATCCCGCAGCTTGCTGGAAAAGGGGACATCATCATCAGCGACGAGCTCAACCACGGGAGCATCATCGATGGCGTTCGACTGTCCTATGCGGAGCGTGCGGTCTACAAGCACTGCGACGTGGCGGACCTGCACCGCGTTCTGCAAGAGATGGAAAAGAAAACGCCCGCACCAAGACGGATCCTGATCATCACCGACGGAGTGTTCTCCATGGACGGGGACATCGCGCCTCTGCCGGAGGTCGCGAAGGCGGCGGAAGAACATGGAGCCATGCTCTACGTGGACGATGCCCATGGCGAGGGCGTTCTTGGTGAGGGAGGAAGGGGCATCGTGCATCACTTCCATCTTCCCCGGGAGAAGGTGCAGGTGGAGATGGGGACGTTCTCCAAGGCCTTCGGAGTGGTAGGAGGACATATCTCAGGATCGCGAGACCTGGTGAACTTCGCCTACAACAGATCGCGCACCTGGCTGCTGAGCGGTTCGCATCCTCCGGCGGTGGCGGCGGCGTGCATTGCGGCCGTAGACGTGCTGGAGACGGAACCAGAGCATGTCAGGAGGCTCTGGGACCATACGCGCTACTTCAAGAAGGCCATGCAGGACCTCGGTTTCAACACGGGCCGAAGCGAAACGCCCATCATACCCATAATGGTCGGAGAGAGCGGCGTGGCCAAGAAGTTGAGCGAAAGGCTCTTCCAGGAAGGTGTGTTCGCCCTGCCGATCGTCTTTCCGATGGTGGCCAAGGACAAGGCGCGCATCCGCACCATCATGAACGCGGCCATGGCCCGGAAGGACGTGGACTTCGCCATCGAGAAGTTCCTCAAGGTGGGAAAGGAGCTGGGGATCGTCTGA
- a CDS encoding NAD-dependent epimerase/dehydratase family protein, whose product MAKQGRRILLTGATGQIGSELVLEMRKRYGGENVIAVVHTRQPSKEVMESGPVVKADLASEQAIYDLVREMKITEIWHLAAILSVTGEEDPQAAWKVNMSSLCNVLEVARKLKLEKVFWPSSIAVFGPTSPRIETPQDTVLVPTSMYGVTKVAGELLCNYYFVKYGLDVRSVRYPGIVSSETPPGGGTTDYSVEMFYEAIQKGRYTCFVREDTILPLMYMPDCINCTLQIMGVPRNKIKHHDGYNVAGASFTAGELAAEVRKHIPDFEIEYRPDHRQKIADSWPMSIDDRGARRDWGWQPSYDLSSMTEDMITRLSKRLINKRR is encoded by the coding sequence ATGGCCAAGCAAGGGAGGCGGATACTGCTCACCGGCGCCACGGGTCAGATCGGTTCGGAGCTCGTTCTGGAGATGAGGAAACGATACGGTGGAGAGAATGTCATAGCCGTTGTGCACACCCGCCAACCGAGCAAAGAGGTCATGGAATCGGGGCCGGTGGTGAAGGCGGATCTGGCCAGTGAACAGGCGATCTACGACCTAGTGAGAGAGATGAAGATCACTGAGATATGGCATCTCGCTGCCATCCTTTCAGTCACTGGAGAGGAAGATCCTCAGGCCGCCTGGAAAGTGAACATGAGCTCCCTCTGCAACGTCCTAGAGGTGGCGCGCAAGCTCAAGCTGGAGAAGGTATTCTGGCCCTCTTCCATCGCCGTCTTCGGACCGACCTCGCCTCGCATCGAAACGCCTCAAGATACCGTGCTTGTGCCGACCTCAATGTATGGAGTGACGAAGGTGGCGGGCGAGCTTCTCTGCAACTACTACTTCGTCAAGTACGGTCTGGACGTTCGCTCGGTGCGCTATCCTGGCATCGTATCCTCAGAGACGCCGCCCGGCGGGGGCACGACCGACTACTCGGTGGAGATGTTCTACGAGGCCATTCAGAAAGGAAGATACACATGCTTCGTACGCGAGGACACCATCCTCCCGTTGATGTACATGCCTGATTGCATCAATTGCACTTTGCAGATCATGGGCGTTCCCCGGAACAAGATCAAGCACCACGACGGCTATAACGTGGCCGGGGCGAGCTTCACCGCTGGCGAACTGGCCGCTGAGGTCAGGAAGCACATCCCGGACTTCGAGATCGAATACAGACCTGATCACAGACAGAAGATCGCTGACTCCTGGCCCATGTCCATCGACGACCGAGGGGCGAGGAGAGATTGGGGCTGGCAGCCATCCTACGATCTGAGCTCGATGACCGAGGACATGATCACAAGGCTCAGCAAACGCTTGATAAACAAGAGAAGGTGA
- a CDS encoding ATP-binding cassette domain-containing protein: MAVIEAKALTKKFGKFVAVDSLSLTVEEGEIFGLLGPNGAGKTTTIKMLTTLLIPTSGRAIVAGFDVVKRPEEVQAIIGYVPQLLSAEGSITGYENLLIFAKLYDVPKAERQERVRHALQIMGLTDAADKLVRQYSGGMVRRLEIAQSALHKPKVMFMDEPTVGLDPLARRTVWELVRELRRESNATIVLTTHIMEEAQSLCDRVGIMHRGKLVAIGTPDELIASTGEKDLDEVFIHFTGDMIEESGNLRQIEAERKTARRLG; this comes from the coding sequence ATGGCTGTAATCGAAGCCAAGGCACTGACGAAGAAATTCGGCAAGTTCGTGGCTGTCGATAGCCTCAGTCTCACGGTCGAAGAAGGGGAGATATTTGGACTACTTGGTCCGAACGGAGCAGGGAAGACCACCACCATAAAGATGCTCACTACCTTGCTGATTCCGACCTCTGGACGAGCCATTGTGGCGGGGTTCGATGTTGTGAAGAGGCCAGAGGAGGTGCAAGCCATCATCGGCTATGTCCCCCAACTTCTATCTGCCGAAGGTTCAATAACCGGGTACGAGAACCTGCTCATTTTCGCGAAGCTTTACGATGTTCCGAAGGCGGAGCGCCAGGAACGCGTGCGGCATGCTCTCCAGATAATGGGGTTGACCGATGCAGCGGACAAGTTGGTCCGCCAATACTCGGGTGGAATGGTTCGCAGGTTGGAGATCGCTCAATCCGCTCTCCACAAGCCGAAGGTGATGTTCATGGACGAGCCGACGGTGGGGCTCGACCCATTGGCAAGAAGGACCGTATGGGAACTGGTTAGGGAGCTGAGAAGGGAGAGCAACGCCACCATCGTGCTCACCACGCATATCATGGAGGAGGCGCAGAGCCTGTGCGACCGCGTAGGCATCATGCACAGAGGGAAGCTGGTGGCAATAGGCACGCCCGATGAATTGATTGCATCCACGGGAGAAAAGGATCTGGATGAGGTTTTCATCCATTTCACCGGTGACATGATCGAAGAGTCGGGCAACCTGCGGCAGATCGAGGCCGAACGCAAAACCGCCAGGAGACTGGGGTGA
- a CDS encoding ABC transporter permease: MAPRTPLETAIRFFTKSGVIAELEIRKLAHDPTELLTRAVQPVLWLLVFGTVFTQARIIPTGNLPYIDFMTPGVLAQSVLFISIFYGLSIIWERDLGIVQKFLTSPTPRTALVTGKALSAGVRGLAQGVIIYLLAIGIGVKVNLDPLSILVVIALILLGAAIFSTLSLIIACLVKTRERFMGIGQMITMPLFLASNAIYPISLMPDWLRVIAHGNPLTYQVDAMRGLMIVGGVSEYGVLFDLALLFVIAAVLIWIGGKLYARVAR, from the coding sequence GTGGCTCCGCGGACCCCACTGGAGACGGCAATCAGGTTCTTCACCAAATCCGGGGTGATCGCTGAGCTGGAGATCAGGAAGCTGGCTCATGATCCTACGGAACTTCTGACCAGGGCGGTACAGCCAGTCCTCTGGCTCCTGGTCTTCGGCACGGTCTTCACCCAAGCTCGGATCATTCCGACTGGCAACCTGCCCTACATTGATTTTATGACACCAGGCGTCTTGGCGCAAAGCGTTCTCTTCATCTCCATTTTCTATGGGCTGTCGATCATATGGGAGCGCGACCTCGGAATTGTGCAGAAGTTCCTCACCAGTCCTACACCCAGGACCGCCCTCGTCACCGGCAAGGCGCTTTCCGCCGGAGTAAGGGGGCTGGCCCAGGGGGTTATCATCTATCTTCTGGCCATTGGCATAGGGGTGAAGGTGAACCTCGATCCACTTTCGATCCTTGTGGTGATTGCCCTCATCCTGCTAGGCGCAGCGATTTTCTCCACCCTATCGCTCATCATCGCGTGCCTGGTCAAAACCCGGGAGAGATTCATGGGTATCGGTCAGATGATCACCATGCCCCTATTCCTGGCAAGCAATGCCATCTACCCCATCTCGCTGATGCCGGATTGGCTCAGGGTCATCGCCCATGGCAACCCACTAACCTACCAGGTCGATGCCATGCGCGGACTGATGATAGTCGGAGGCGTTAGCGAGTACGGCGTGCTGTTCGACCTTGCGCTTCTATTCGTGATCGCCGCGGTGCTCATTTGGATTGGAGGTAAACTCTATGCAAGGGTGGCCAGGTGA
- a CDS encoding GYD domain-containing protein, which produces MLVKNKEKPSKQMIANTDKLKEKLSKEGIKVLSHYWTLGRYDDVAIIEAPDEKAMLKVGLALAGTVATETLVAIPRKEAIKLLG; this is translated from the coding sequence ATGTTGGTTAAGAACAAGGAGAAACCCTCCAAACAAATGATCGCCAATACGGACAAATTAAAGGAAAAACTGTCGAAGGAGGGCATCAAGGTCCTCAGCCATTATTGGACGCTTGGAAGGTACGACGATGTCGCGATTATCGAAGCCCCTGATGAGAAAGCAATGCTGAAAGTGGGACTTGCATTGGCGGGCACCGTCGCGACCGAGACTCTTGTTGCCATTCCGAGAAAAGAAGCGATCAAGCTCCTCGGTTGA